The Chitinivibrio alkaliphilus ACht1 genome includes the window GATGAATAATGGAGACCTCGCAATTGATATCTCAACGGAGTCGGCTCCAATTACTCTTTTCTCTGCATCGGGAGATACAACGGAAGTGCTTGCTGAAGAAGTTGACCGTGGGGTCTTAATCACAGAGTTTTGTGCAACCGGTGGCGGTACGGGAGGCCGTGAATTTTTAGAAATTCAAAATCGTGGCGATACAGCGCAAACTATCAAGGATCTTCGATTTATTCATAATTCACGGGAATATAGCTTGGGTGAAGTGGTGCTTGCCCCGTCTGACTTCTTTGTTATTGGTACCTTGAATGCTCGCGATGTATGGGAGGTTGACACGGTGGTTAATATGAGTCTTGCTTCCACCTCCGGGGCGCTTTTTATATTAGATGGGGAGGAACTTTTAGACTATCTTATTTATTTTAATGATTATGATGCCGCCGGTTGGCCTGCCCTTTCTGCATCAGCCAGAAGAAGCTGGGTACTGCGTGAGGATGTTCATACTCCTCAGGGAAATAATTTTGGAACTGCGTGGAAAATTTCCCGTCACGTGTATGCAGAATTTGATGGAGATACATGGTATGGGAATCCGGGAGATTCTGGAAGATAAAAAGAACTTTCTTTTTAGACGGTTATACCCTATTTTAAGAAAACCCTTTTACGGAGTTTTCTTTTGATGGATATTCATGAAAATCCTGTCTATGGCGACTGTTATTTCACCTCTCCCGAAGAGGGGGTACAGGAGTCTCGATATGTATTTATAGAAGGTTCAGGGGTTCTTTCCCACCTGTCAGAAGAAAAGCGAGAGCTACAGGTGGGAGAAACCGGTTTTGGTACCACCTTAAATCTTCTTGTGTTACTGCATGCCTTGAAGGATCTCTCCTTTCCCTGGGAGCTTACCTACTATACGGTCGATAAATATCCTCTTTCTGTAGCAGAGTGCAGAACAATTTTGTCGCGATGTATCTCCTCTGTATCGAGGGAAGCGGAGACTTTTTTCTCCCATTGGGAGGGGCTTTACAATGCCAGAAAAAACGGCTATAATAGCTGTAAATTTATCTATTACGGGGGCGTTGTACGGCTTCATTTTTATTATGGTGATGTGATCGATTTTATGAATACCCTTCCTGCTTCTATGGATACATGGTTTTTTGATGGGCATAGTCCTGAGAAAAATCCTGATATGTGGAGCAGGGATGTTTTACAGAGTGCAGGAGAAAAAACCCGTATTGGTGGGACCTTTGCCACCTATACCGCTGCGGGGGAGGTAAAGCGTGGGTTGCGTAATGCAGGGTTTTGTGTACGTCGTAAAAAAGGATTTGGAAAAAAACATCATATGATATACGGATATCGGGAGGCTTGATGAAACGGCAGTTCCATCTTTTTAGTATACGGGAGCGTATTGAATCATTTCGGTATGCCCTTGCGGGGCTGCGTTCGCTCATATCTACTCAACACAATGCATGGATTCATGCGCTGTGTACCCTTATTGCTTTGGGGGCAGGTACACTACTCCCTATCTCACGTTTTGAATGGCTTATCCTTATTATGGGTATAACTCTTGTATGGGTTGCAGAAGCATTAAACACAGCCATGGAATTTCTTTGTGATGCGGCAATCCCCGATTTTCATCCCCTTGTGGAGAAAGCAAAAGATGTGGCCGCAGGAGCTGTTTTTATTAGTGCTATTGCAGCTCTTTGTATTGGTATTCTTATCTTTACTCCACACCTTTTTGGGGGCTAAGCATGGTTGTCAGGAAGGCGCTCTCCACGGTGAGTGTGTAGATGGGGTGTGTGGAAATGCGATGTTGTGCAGAGAAGGCTATGGCAGGAACCCATACTATGGTATTATCCTCAGTTGTTATCACGGGGTAGTTGTTCCGTATTATACGGGGAACGCCTGCTTTTTTAAGTAATTCTTCTACGGTATACTCACGAGTCTTTCCAAAGGGAGTGATACGATCTCCTTTTTCTGTAGATCGTACTAAGAGAGGAAAGTTCTGGATATTAATATATACTCTATTGTTTGTTTTATCAAAGGTCAGGGTAGTGTCTCCACGGGCTATGTGAATTTGTATGCCGCCACCCATGGAGAGGGTTTTCTTTTGGGGTCGGATAACTTCTTTTTTATCACAGAGTCGGAAGCTCTTTTTGCGGGAAAGAAGGAGTATGTTTTGAAACATATGTAATCTTGTATCTTCGGGAAAAGGGTATGAGCGTACTCCTGGTATATTCCACGCACGGTGTATGATCTGTAGATGCCGTTCTTCTATGGCAGTACCAAATTCACGAAAGAGACGGCATAGGAAGGGGTTATAGGGTTTCTCGTTTCTTTGTATAATGAGAGCCCTCGCCGGTTCAAAAAAAAGACAGTGCGTATTCTTCCAGTGGTGGTACTCTTGTTCTTCATACTGGCGATATTCTTGGAGAGATTTTCCAAAACGGGCTATATTTTCTACTGCTCGTGGATTTATTTCCTGCAGAAGGGGCACTACCTTGTGGCGTAGGGCATTTCTGCTATATTTTGTATCTTGGTTTGAGGTATCTTCCCGCCACGGTATAGAGTTGGTGTGTAGATACTCCAGTATCGCAGTGCGTGAAACTGAAATAAGCGGTCTTATATAGGGAGGAGCATAGGAATCGATACCTCGCGCGCCGTACAGACCAGTGCCTCGCAGGAGTCGAAAGAGGATCGTTTCCACAGTATCGTTTTGTGTATGTCCCACAGCAATGAATGAGATATCTTTTTCATGGGACATTTCTTTGAAAAAGGCATACCGAAGGGTGCGCGCTTTTTCTTCTATGGCAGTATCATTATATGAAAGATGTGTATATTCGCGGTAGAGGAATTGCAGAGAGAGTTTTTCCGTTAGATCCTTGAGAAACAGCAGATCTTCACGGGAATCATCACCTCTTAAATTATAATTTACATGGAGCGGAAAGAGGGTCAGGCCGAATTCCTTTTGGAGAGACCATAATCCGTGAAGAAGAGCCGTTGAATCAGCACCACTGCTGACAGCAACACCAAGCCCAGTGTTGTATATCTTGTAACGGGTGAGGAATTCAGAAATAGTTGAGAGGATCATGGCGGTCCGTAGAGTGAAAATGGTAGCAGCTCAGGGATTCGAACCCCGGACCCATGGATTATGATTCCATTGCTCTAACCAGCTGAGCTAAGCTGCCACACATATTACGCCCAAATATATGTGAAAAAAAAGTAGGTGTCAATGTTTTTAATAAAATTGCAATCATATATTTACAAGGGTCTCCTTAGAAAGGTGTGCCATGGTTTGCAAGATTATCCTTATGTCTGTTTGTTTTTTTGTCTATTGTATAGCGGCTGATGAGCCCTATGATACCGCCCGTGTACCTGAAGGGTATGTTAAGGTGGAGGAACCTCTATTTAAACCCTTTATTGAACGCTATATTCTCGATGAGATTCGCGATATGCGTAATGATCAGGAACGGTTTAAGGCTGAGGTATCTCACCAGGTTGCACAAGCCAGAATAGAGGCAACTGATCGATCTGTACGGTATACCACGGACACTGTGAATAATATCTTTTTTATTATCACTGCAGCAGGATCTCTTTTGGTCATTGTTGGATGGCGCTCTCTGAGTGATATTAAGGAAAAGGTGGAAGGTATTGTGGAGAGCAAGATTGCCGGCATTACCGATACGTATCAAGAACGACTGAATATTCTTGAAGCGAAGGCGCAAAAACGGGCTGATCAGATAATTGATGCACAAGAGGAAATCTCCCGTACCAATACTATTCACTCACTGTGGATGCGTGCTAATCTTGATACAAACCTACAGAACAAGATTGCTATTCTTGATAAGATATTAGAGTTTAATCCCAATGATATTGAAGCAACAACCCATAAAGCGGATGCTGTTCTTGAGTTGGGTGAGAGCGAATGGGCTTTAAACTTAAGCAATACTGCCATTAAAAAGGATGGGAATTATGGATACGCCTATTGGCAGCGCGGGTGTGCCTATGCAGAATTGGGTGATAAGGAACACGCCCTGGCAGATATTAAGACAGCCCTTGAAAAATCTCCCGACCTTCGCACTGAATTGCTGAATGAACAATCTTTTACTCTTCTCCGCGATGAAGAGGAGTTTCAAGATTTGGTTGGTTCGTACGATTCTGATAATAGTATTTCCTAAGGATATACTGACCGTACGGAGCACAAAAAGAGAGGATAATGAAAAAAAAAGTTAGCCTCTCCTAATCTGTGTTATATATTCCAGTCAATGTGAGGCTCTTATAGTGAATGTGTGATGATTCATAGACGGAACAACAGGTTGATACTTCTATTGTTACTCGTCTACTCTACAACTATTTCGGCAGATTGGTTCCTGTATTGTCCTGATCACACGCCGCTCATTGTATCTCAAGAATGTCAGGAAGATTATTGTGATAGTGATGACGAAACGGGGCATCTTGAGTTATTCTGTACGATTTGTGTTGTAAGTACTTCCCATGGATCGTATGTCGGGGAATCAGTATTTTCTCTGTTTCTCGTGTGGACGACCAGAGTGCTGTATATAGAAACGTCTATTGTAAGAGGTTTCTATACGGTGCTTACTGCAGGGCGTTCTCCTCCTGCGTCGGTGTTTTTTTGTTGAATAGATACTGACATAAATTCGTCCATAATTAGAAGGAGAAAAAAATGAGAAAAAGTATAATCCTATTTCTTTTTGTATTGGGTCGACTTTCAATACCAGCCTTTGCTGAGATGACTCCGGCCATGAATATCGGCCTTGGGGTTGATATGGTGATGGAAGCCCCCCTTGAGGAGCCCCGCGACGGTGAGTTTAAGGTGCGAGCCTTTGAGCTGAATTTTGGAGCACCCGTAGACCCGTACTTTGACGCCCTTGTGACTGTTGGGTGGCATGATGATGAATTTGACCTTGAGGAAGCATGGGTTTCGTCTAACCTTCCTTTTAATACAAAGGTGCAGTTTGGACGGGAGTTTCTTCCCTTCGGCTACCTGAACCGCGTGCATGAACACGATTTTCCCCAGATTGATCATCCCTATGTTATTGAGGGGTTGACCACAGACCATGGGATGATCGGTGATGGGGGACATCTTGAATACCTGTTTCCCTTTATAAATCCCACCCTTACTTTGAATCTTGGGGTGTATCAGCAGATTCACCACAGTGTGGGGCGTCGTATGAATGGAACTCCCCTTATGGGGCGTTTACAGTCGTATATGCAGTCCATGGACGGAAGACACGAGATTCTGTACGGTGCATCCTATCTGGGAACCACGGGAGACCGAGATTTTCTTTCCGGTCGTGATGGCGATCGGCGTGGTATTGGCCGAATAGACAATATGTTTAGCCTGGATGCGAAGTATAAGTTCTCTCCCGGGGGGGCCACCTATCGCGGTCTGACCATTGGTGCGGAGTATCTTATGATTGACTATTCTGCCAATGAGGACAATGACCATTATGATTTACTTGATGGTAACGGTCTTGATGGTGATGAGGGCTTTTATGTATACGCCGGATGGAATTTCAACCGCTTCTGGGGTGTGGGATATCGCTTTGACAATAGCGACCCGCTACTTGACGGCCTGGGTGATCGCGGAATGGCCCGGAAAGAGACTACCAGTGATAAAATTATTGCTCACTCGGTGTATGGAGAGTGGCGTGCCACGGAATTTTCCCGCCTGCGTCTGCAGTATAAGGCCGTGGATGAGCCCGGTAAGGATGTTGAACATATTGCAATGCTCCAAGGTGTATTTTTCCTCGGTTGGCACCCCCCTCACAGATTCTAACTCATATTGAAAGGATAGTCTTATGAATTTAAAAAAAACAGCGACCCTTGTATGTATAAGCGCCTTGTCTGTTCTGGCAACGGTACGGGTCACCACGACCACCACAGATTTAAAATGTCTTGTGGAAAAAATCGGCGGAGATAAGGTGGAGGTAACCTCCCTTGTGCGTCCTCTTCAGGATGCCCATTACCTGGACGCCACCCCAGGGATGGTTATGCGTATCAGCCGG containing:
- a CDS encoding diacylglycerol kinase family protein, which produces MKRQFHLFSIRERIESFRYALAGLRSLISTQHNAWIHALCTLIALGAGTLLPISRFEWLILIMGITLVWVAEALNTAMEFLCDAAIPDFHPLVEKAKDVAAGAVFISAIAALCIGILIFTPHLFGG
- the mnmD gene encoding tRNA (5-methylaminomethyl-2-thiouridine)(34)-methyltransferase MnmD; translation: MDIHENPVYGDCYFTSPEEGVQESRYVFIEGSGVLSHLSEEKRELQVGETGFGTTLNLLVLLHALKDLSFPWELTYYTVDKYPLSVAECRTILSRCISSVSREAETFFSHWEGLYNARKNGYNSCKFIYYGGVVRLHFYYGDVIDFMNTLPASMDTWFFDGHSPEKNPDMWSRDVLQSAGEKTRIGGTFATYTAAGEVKRGLRNAGFCVRRKKGFGKKHHMIYGYREA
- the tilS gene encoding tRNA lysidine(34) synthetase TilS; the protein is MILSTISEFLTRYKIYNTGLGVAVSSGADSTALLHGLWSLQKEFGLTLFPLHVNYNLRGDDSREDLLFLKDLTEKLSLQFLYREYTHLSYNDTAIEEKARTLRYAFFKEMSHEKDISFIAVGHTQNDTVETILFRLLRGTGLYGARGIDSYAPPYIRPLISVSRTAILEYLHTNSIPWREDTSNQDTKYSRNALRHKVVPLLQEINPRAVENIARFGKSLQEYRQYEEQEYHHWKNTHCLFFEPARALIIQRNEKPYNPFLCRLFREFGTAIEERHLQIIHRAWNIPGVRSYPFPEDTRLHMFQNILLLSRKKSFRLCDKKEVIRPQKKTLSMGGGIQIHIARGDTTLTFDKTNNRVYINIQNFPLLVRSTEKGDRITPFGKTREYTVEELLKKAGVPRIIRNNYPVITTEDNTIVWVPAIAFSAQHRISTHPIYTLTVESAFLTTMLSPQKGVE
- a CDS encoding tetratricopeptide repeat protein, with product MVCKIILMSVCFFVYCIAADEPYDTARVPEGYVKVEEPLFKPFIERYILDEIRDMRNDQERFKAEVSHQVAQARIEATDRSVRYTTDTVNNIFFIITAAGSLLVIVGWRSLSDIKEKVEGIVESKIAGITDTYQERLNILEAKAQKRADQIIDAQEEISRTNTIHSLWMRANLDTNLQNKIAILDKILEFNPNDIEATTHKADAVLELGESEWALNLSNTAIKKDGNYGYAYWQRGCAYAELGDKEHALADIKTALEKSPDLRTELLNEQSFTLLRDEEEFQDLVGSYDSDNSIS